One window of Acropora palmata chromosome 1, jaAcrPala1.3, whole genome shotgun sequence genomic DNA carries:
- the LOC141874100 gene encoding nucleolar protein 6-like: protein MKRKIEETEGNIQETNDTRKTEAQNGEIRQSEPTSYKKGLFAPLTREEISSFKETENLFKSGLLRMQITELLSEVVPKKQRNKALDEVLHELNSLLLSLPDGTEEHKLSDHSWLPSGIKFPLPTPAVPVKGKFCFRKPTSVKVVGSYLLGTVTKPDLNVDISVQMPKECFHPKDFLNLRYHHKRALYLAVLASHLKQSSFIENVKFIHMNGEVLRPILLLKPKGLKVGKKFVIKLHPCLSEDTFKLQRCAPNMSNIKQDWFMGEAAKEDESNDSSQPTPHYNASILSDMFLEQHLHHLYKCLQDFSGMKDAVALIKVWLHQRELDKGPGCCSGFLVSMFISHLLAVRKVNKLMSSYQILRILLQFLGSTDLTKEGIIMSNEDSSLPSKEEFHSAYDVVFVDPSGYLNLCAGMTVAQYRRLQHEARLAMEYLDSTHLDGFEILFMKPVPFVQTFDHFLLIPNMSALEVICQRKDFMIHLRDHPGDWTPVVADWLLHLLTKGLGKRVEMLCYKPQELCQWPINKAPPSASRSSLMMGLMLNAEHFDAVIDTGPSADKPEAKAFREFWGEKSELRRFHDSSILEAVVWSCKNIAERRVVCERIIKHLVQRHGGLKPDCLTFVATQLDGVLHTAGSSDSGTQAGDEKTQKILQVYDSLCKEIRALDLPLSVSAIQGVSPVFRGAEVFPPNPCFKNSKIKPSADDSELPNNLLIPSEIRNTAWCPALQVMLQFETSGKWPNELTAVQHVKAAFHIKLAELLRRKCSLVTVASPKHIDVQKEGFVFRIKIMHRGELTLLQQMVKEKKTGDEEKAKELEKEIVHLPLLASFLHGIKQKFIGFTGTVRLSKRWISAQLLSDHVTEECVELLVTYLFLSPAPFTPPRSPLVGFLRFLNLLSSTDWQKTPIIVNFNDDITAEDYQEITSTFTKNRAELPALFIATPKDKFSLWTKEKPSKQILSRLSLLARESQSILQRQVETCALQPTDFKQIFRPPLDHYDVIIHLHRHLLSRGVQALDCSKHVKELSSSSRPSPLLPVVNFDPAALYLKELKEAFADVALFFHDVYGGNLIGVVWKPQSFVATKFKPLHACHKMPLTNPLSSEKSKQPKSLMIPNVSAILTDFQTIGEGLVKRIEVMSA, encoded by the exons ATGAAACGGAAGATCGAAGAAACAGAAGGAAATATCCAAGAAACCAATGATACCAGAAAAACG GAAgctcagaatggagaaatccGTCAGTCAGAACCTACGAGTTACAAGAAGGGCCTTTTTGCACCCCTCACACGGGAGGAGATCAGCTCTTTCAAAGAAACAGAGAATCTTTTCAAATCAGGTCTTTTACGCATGCAG ATAACTGAGCTCTTGTCAGAAGTTGTGCctaaaaaacaaaggaataaaGCTCTTGATGAAGTCTTACATGAACTGAATTCACTACTGCTCTCTTTGCCTGATGGAACAGAGGAGCATAAG CTGTCAGATCACTCATGGCTGCCAAGTGGAATCAAATTTCCTCTGCCAACTCCTGCTGTTCCTGTAAAGgggaaattttgttttcgcaaaCCAACAAGTGTAAAAGTTGTGGGAAGCTATCTTCTTGGAACAGTAACCAAACCAGATTTGAATGTGGACATTTCTGTTCAAATGCCAAAG GAATGTTTTCATCCAAAAGATTTTCTTAACCTGAGATATCATCACAAACGTGCGCTATACTTGGCAGTCCTAGCTTCACATCTGAAACAAAGTTCTTTTATTGAAAACGTGAAGTTCATTCACATGAATGGTGAGGTTTTGAGGCCAATCTTGCTCCTGAAACCAAAAG GTCTAAAAGTAGGAAAGAAATTTGTGATCAAATTGCACCCTTGTCTGTCAGAAGACACTTTCAAGCTTCAGAGGTGTGCCCCAAACATGAGTAACATCAAGCAAGACTGGTTTATGGGTGAAGCTGCCAAAGAGGATGAAAGCAATG ATTCCAGTCAACCAACTCCTCATTACAATGCATCGATTTTATCAGACATGTTTCTGGAGCAGCATCTGCATCATCTCTACAAATGTCTGCAGGATTTTTCAGGAATGAAAGATGCCGTAGCTTTGATCAAAGTGTGGCTTCATCAACGTGAACTTGATAAG GGTCCTGGATGTTGCAGTGGTTTTCTGGTATCCATGTTTATATCTCATTTGCTAGCAGTCAGGAAGGTCAACAAACTCATGAGCTCTTACCAGATTCTAAGGATTCTCCTGCAATTCCTGG GTTCAACAGATTTGACAAAGGAAGGAATAATCATGAGCAATGAAGACAGTAGTTTG CCATCGAAAGAGGAATTTCATTCAGCATATGATGTGGTGTTTGTTGATCCATCTGGTTATCTCAACTTGTGTGCTGGAATGACAGTTGCCCAATATAGAAGA cttCAGCATGAAGCACGATTAGCAATGGAATATTTAGACAGCACTCACCTGGATGgatttgaaattctttttatGAAGCCTGTACCCTTCGTTCAAACATTTGATCATTTCTTATT AATTCCAAACATGAGTGCGCTTGAAGTTATTTGCCAGAGGAAAGACTTCATGATTCATTTGCGTGATCACCCTGGAGACTGGACCCCAGTTGTTGCTGATTGGTTGCTTCACCTACTAACAAAGGGCCTGGGAAAGAGAGTAGAAATGCTTTGTTACAAACCACAAGAATTGTGCCAG TGGCCAATCAACAAGGCACCACCCTCTGCTAGTCGATCTAGTTTGATGATGGGATTGATGCTCAATGCTGAGCATTTCGACGCTGTCATTGACACAGGACCATCAGCTGACAAACCAGAA GCTAAAGCTTTTCGTGAATTCTGGGGGGAAAAGTCAGAACTGAGACGATTCCACGATAGCTCTATTCTTGAGGCTGTAGTGTGGTCATGTAAGAACATTGCAGAGAGAAGAGTGGTTTGCGAACGGATTATCAAAcatcttgttcaaag ACATGGCGGGTTGAAGCCAGACTGTCTCACCTTTGTAGCAACTCAGCTGGACGGTGTGCTACATACTGCCGGCTCATCTGACAGCGGCACTCAGGCTGGTGACGAGAAGACTCAGAAAATCCTTCAAGTTTATGATTCCTTGTGCAAAGAAATCCGAGCGCTTGATTTGCCACTCAGTGTAAGCGCAATACAGGGAGTAAGCCCAGTTTTCAGAGGCGCAGAG GTTTTCCCTCCAAATCCTTGCttcaaaaatagcaaaataaaGCCATCAGCTGATGATTCTGAGCTGCCAAACAATCTGCTTATTCCTTCAGAAATAAGGAATACTGCATGGTGTCCAGCATTACAAG TTATGTTGCAGTTTGAGACAAGTGGGAAATGGCCAAATGAGTTAACAGCTGTGCAACACGTCAAGGCAGCTTTTCATATCAAACTGGCTGAATTGCTGAGGAGAAAATGTTCACTGGTAACTGTTGCATCTCCCAAGCACATCGATGTCCAGAAG GAGGGCTTTGTCTTCAGAATCAAGATTATGCATCGCGGAGAGTTGACGTTGCTTCAACAAATggtcaaagagaaaaaaactggTGACGAGGAGAAAGCGAAAGAATTAGAGAAGGAAATAGTTCATCTTCCACTTTTGGCAAGTTTTCTCCATGG TATAAAACAGAAGTTTATTGGATTCACTGGAACGGTCCGTTTGTCTAAGCGATGGATATCAGCTCAACTGTTAAGCGATCACGTGACTGAAGAATGCGTCGAGTTGCTTGTTACCTACTTGTTTCTCTCCCCAGCTCCCTTCACACCTCCAAG GTCTCCTTTGGTTGGTTTTCTGCGCTTTCTTAATCTTCTCTCTTCCACGGACTGGCAAAAAACTCCGATCATTGTGAACTTCAACGATGACATCACTG CGGAAGATTACCAAGAAATAACGTCCACGTTTACCAAAAACAGAGCTGAACTCCCAGCTTTATTTATTGCTACTCCAAAAGATAAATTTTCTCTGTGGACCAAAGAGAAACCTTCGAAACAG ATTTTAAGCAGACTTTCCTTGCTGGCGAGGGAGTCGCAATCGATCTTGCAACGTCAAGTTGAAACATGCGCACTGCAGCCGACTGACTTCAAG CAAATCTTCCGCCCACCTTTGGATCACTATGACGTCATCATTCACCTCCACAGGCATCTTCTCTCTCGTGGAGTCCAGGCCCTTGACTGTTCCAAACACGTGAAGGAACTATCCTCGTCATCGCGTCCCTCACCTTTACTTCCAGTGGTTAACTTCGACCCAGCAGCGCTGTACTTAAAGGAACTAAAG GAAGCCTTTGCTGACGTGGCTCTATTTTTTCACGATGTCTACGGTGGAAACTTGATCGGCGTCGTGTGGAAGCCCCAAAGCTTTGTAGCAACGAAGTTCAAG CCCCTTCATGCGTGCCACAAGATGCCCTTGACGAACCCTCTGTCAAGTGAGAAG TCCAAACAGCCTAAAAGCTTGATGATACCTAATGTATCTGCAATCCTAACGGACTTTCAGACCATTGGAGAGGGACTGGTCAAGAGAATTGAAGTAATGAGTGCGTGA